One window from the genome of Ovis canadensis isolate MfBH-ARS-UI-01 breed Bighorn chromosome 21, ARS-UI_OviCan_v2, whole genome shotgun sequence encodes:
- the LGALS12 gene encoding galectin-12 isoform X2 — MSPGEKLDPLPDTFILQPPVFHPVIPYVTTIFGGLRAGKMVMLQGAVPLNARRFQVDFQCGCSLHPRPDIAIHFNPRFHTTKPHVICNTLYRGRWQVEARWPHVALQRGASFLILFLFGNEEMKVSVNGQHFLHYRYRLPLSRVDTLGIFGDISVTAVGFLNINPFAEGGSEYPVGHPFLLRSPELEVPCSHALPQGLWPGQVIIVRGLVLPEPKDFTLSLRDEAAHVPVMLRASFADRTLAWVSRWGRKKLILAPFLFYPQRFFEVLLLCQEGGLKLALNGQGVGATSLGQQVLEQLRELRISGSVQLYCVHY, encoded by the exons atgtCACCTGGAGAGAAACTGGACCCGCTTCCTGACACTTTCATCCTGCAGCCGCCGGTCTTCCACCCG GTAATTCCTTATGTCACAACAATTTTTGGTGGCCTGCGAGCAGGCAAGATGGTCATGCTCCAGGGAGCGGTCCCTCTAAATGCACGCAG GTTCCAGGTGGACTTCCAGTGCGGCTGCAGCCTGCACCCCCGGCCAGATATCGCCATCCACTTCAACCCTCGCTTCCACACCACCAAACCTCACGTCATCTGCAACACCCTGTACCGTGGGCGCTGGCAAGTTGAGGCCCGGTGGCCCCACGTGGCCCTGCAGAGAGGGGCCAGCTTCCTCATCCTCTTTCTCTTTGGAAATGAGGAGATGAAG GTGAGTGTAAATGGACAGCACTTCCTCCACTACCGCTACCGGCTCCCGCTGTCTCGGGTAGACACCCTGGGCATATTTGGCGACATCTCGGTGACGGCTGTTGGATTCCTGAACATCAAC CCATTTGCAGAGGGTGGCAGCGAGTATCCGGTTGGACAC CCCTTCCTGCTGAGGAGCCCGGAGCTG GAGGTGCCCTGCTcgcatgcccttccccagggtctCTGGCCTGGACAGGTCATCATAGTGCGGGGACTGGTCTTACCGGAGCCAAAGGA CTTCACGCTCAGTCTGCGAGACGAGGCTGCCCATGTTCCAGTGATGCTCAGGGCGTCCTTTGCAGACAGAACTCTGGCCTGGGTCTCCCGCTGGGGCCGGAAGAAGCTGATCTTGGCCCCTTTCCTCTTCTACCCCCAGCGATTCTTCGAG GTGCTGCTCCTGTGCCAGGAGGGAGGCCTGAAGCTGGCGCTCAACGGGCAGGGCGTGGGGGCCACCAGCCTGGGCCAGCAGGTCCTGGAGCAGCTACGGGAGCTGCGAATCAGTGGCAGCGTCCAGCTCTACTGTGTCCACTACTGA
- the LGALS12 gene encoding galectin-12 isoform X1, with translation MKEHISEKTYFFPSRLFLFGVVQLSCSSSLPIPPSTQGSLVPISNLVWMSFFFVQVIPYVTTIFGGLRAGKMVMLQGAVPLNARRFQVDFQCGCSLHPRPDIAIHFNPRFHTTKPHVICNTLYRGRWQVEARWPHVALQRGASFLILFLFGNEEMKVSVNGQHFLHYRYRLPLSRVDTLGIFGDISVTAVGFLNINPFAEGGSEYPVGHPFLLRSPELEVPCSHALPQGLWPGQVIIVRGLVLPEPKDFTLSLRDEAAHVPVMLRASFADRTLAWVSRWGRKKLILAPFLFYPQRFFEVLLLCQEGGLKLALNGQGVGATSLGQQVLEQLRELRISGSVQLYCVHY, from the exons atgaaagagcacatttcagagaaaacttattttttcccatCAAGACTTTTTCTGTTTGGGGTGGTACAGTTATCTTGttcttcttccctccccatcccaccctcaacACAGGGGTCCCTAGTCCCTATCTCCAACCTGGTATGGATGAGTTTCTTCTTTGTTCAGGTAATTCCTTATGTCACAACAATTTTTGGTGGCCTGCGAGCAGGCAAGATGGTCATGCTCCAGGGAGCGGTCCCTCTAAATGCACGCAG GTTCCAGGTGGACTTCCAGTGCGGCTGCAGCCTGCACCCCCGGCCAGATATCGCCATCCACTTCAACCCTCGCTTCCACACCACCAAACCTCACGTCATCTGCAACACCCTGTACCGTGGGCGCTGGCAAGTTGAGGCCCGGTGGCCCCACGTGGCCCTGCAGAGAGGGGCCAGCTTCCTCATCCTCTTTCTCTTTGGAAATGAGGAGATGAAG GTGAGTGTAAATGGACAGCACTTCCTCCACTACCGCTACCGGCTCCCGCTGTCTCGGGTAGACACCCTGGGCATATTTGGCGACATCTCGGTGACGGCTGTTGGATTCCTGAACATCAAC CCATTTGCAGAGGGTGGCAGCGAGTATCCGGTTGGACAC CCCTTCCTGCTGAGGAGCCCGGAGCTG GAGGTGCCCTGCTcgcatgcccttccccagggtctCTGGCCTGGACAGGTCATCATAGTGCGGGGACTGGTCTTACCGGAGCCAAAGGA CTTCACGCTCAGTCTGCGAGACGAGGCTGCCCATGTTCCAGTGATGCTCAGGGCGTCCTTTGCAGACAGAACTCTGGCCTGGGTCTCCCGCTGGGGCCGGAAGAAGCTGATCTTGGCCCCTTTCCTCTTCTACCCCCAGCGATTCTTCGAG GTGCTGCTCCTGTGCCAGGAGGGAGGCCTGAAGCTGGCGCTCAACGGGCAGGGCGTGGGGGCCACCAGCCTGGGCCAGCAGGTCCTGGAGCAGCTACGGGAGCTGCGAATCAGTGGCAGCGTCCAGCTCTACTGTGTCCACTACTGA
- the LGALS12 gene encoding galectin-12 isoform X3 — protein MKEHISEKTYFFPSRLFLFGVVQLSCSSSLPIPPSTQGSLVPISNLVWMSFFFVQVIPYVTTIFGGLRAGKMVMLQGAVPLNARRFQVDFQCGCSLHPRPDIAIHFNPRFHTTKPHVICNTLYRGRWQVEARWPHVALQRGASFLILFLFGNEEMKVSVNGQHFLHYRYRLPLSRVDTLGIFGDISVTAVGFLNINPFAEGGSEYPVGHPFLLRSPELEVPCSHALPQGLWPGQVIIVRGLVLPEPKEIFAGVVLRWQRNVMGRPLSPPQIHQKNI, from the exons atgaaagagcacatttcagagaaaacttattttttcccatCAAGACTTTTTCTGTTTGGGGTGGTACAGTTATCTTGttcttcttccctccccatcccaccctcaacACAGGGGTCCCTAGTCCCTATCTCCAACCTGGTATGGATGAGTTTCTTCTTTGTTCAGGTAATTCCTTATGTCACAACAATTTTTGGTGGCCTGCGAGCAGGCAAGATGGTCATGCTCCAGGGAGCGGTCCCTCTAAATGCACGCAG GTTCCAGGTGGACTTCCAGTGCGGCTGCAGCCTGCACCCCCGGCCAGATATCGCCATCCACTTCAACCCTCGCTTCCACACCACCAAACCTCACGTCATCTGCAACACCCTGTACCGTGGGCGCTGGCAAGTTGAGGCCCGGTGGCCCCACGTGGCCCTGCAGAGAGGGGCCAGCTTCCTCATCCTCTTTCTCTTTGGAAATGAGGAGATGAAG GTGAGTGTAAATGGACAGCACTTCCTCCACTACCGCTACCGGCTCCCGCTGTCTCGGGTAGACACCCTGGGCATATTTGGCGACATCTCGGTGACGGCTGTTGGATTCCTGAACATCAAC CCATTTGCAGAGGGTGGCAGCGAGTATCCGGTTGGACAC CCCTTCCTGCTGAGGAGCCCGGAGCTG GAGGTGCCCTGCTcgcatgcccttccccagggtctCTGGCCTGGACAGGTCATCATAGTGCGGGGACTGGTCTTACCGGAGCCAAAGGA AATATTTGctggggtggtcctaagatggcagaggaatgtgatggggagaccactttctcccccacaaattcatcaaaagaacatttga
- the LGALS12 gene encoding galectin-12 isoform X4 codes for MVMLQGAVPLNARRFQVDFQCGCSLHPRPDIAIHFNPRFHTTKPHVICNTLYRGRWQVEARWPHVALQRGASFLILFLFGNEEMKVSVNGQHFLHYRYRLPLSRVDTLGIFGDISVTAVGFLNINPFAEGGSEYPVGHPFLLRSPELEVPCSHALPQGLWPGQVIIVRGLVLPEPKDFTLSLRDEAAHVPVMLRASFADRTLAWVSRWGRKKLILAPFLFYPQRFFEVLLLCQEGGLKLALNGQGVGATSLGQQVLEQLRELRISGSVQLYCVHY; via the exons ATGGTCATGCTCCAGGGAGCGGTCCCTCTAAATGCACGCAG GTTCCAGGTGGACTTCCAGTGCGGCTGCAGCCTGCACCCCCGGCCAGATATCGCCATCCACTTCAACCCTCGCTTCCACACCACCAAACCTCACGTCATCTGCAACACCCTGTACCGTGGGCGCTGGCAAGTTGAGGCCCGGTGGCCCCACGTGGCCCTGCAGAGAGGGGCCAGCTTCCTCATCCTCTTTCTCTTTGGAAATGAGGAGATGAAG GTGAGTGTAAATGGACAGCACTTCCTCCACTACCGCTACCGGCTCCCGCTGTCTCGGGTAGACACCCTGGGCATATTTGGCGACATCTCGGTGACGGCTGTTGGATTCCTGAACATCAAC CCATTTGCAGAGGGTGGCAGCGAGTATCCGGTTGGACAC CCCTTCCTGCTGAGGAGCCCGGAGCTG GAGGTGCCCTGCTcgcatgcccttccccagggtctCTGGCCTGGACAGGTCATCATAGTGCGGGGACTGGTCTTACCGGAGCCAAAGGA CTTCACGCTCAGTCTGCGAGACGAGGCTGCCCATGTTCCAGTGATGCTCAGGGCGTCCTTTGCAGACAGAACTCTGGCCTGGGTCTCCCGCTGGGGCCGGAAGAAGCTGATCTTGGCCCCTTTCCTCTTCTACCCCCAGCGATTCTTCGAG GTGCTGCTCCTGTGCCAGGAGGGAGGCCTGAAGCTGGCGCTCAACGGGCAGGGCGTGGGGGCCACCAGCCTGGGCCAGCAGGTCCTGGAGCAGCTACGGGAGCTGCGAATCAGTGGCAGCGTCCAGCTCTACTGTGTCCACTACTGA